The following are encoded together in the Bacteroidota bacterium genome:
- a CDS encoding bifunctional nuclease family protein, translating to MNKVQLSVIGLTSGQTQGSYTLILGEKNGRRKLAIIIGSFEAQSIAIEIEKIVPFRPMTHDLFVSLSHLFDIELQEVIIHKLQEGVFYAKLVCVKNGETHDIDARTSDAIALAVRFKCPVYTTDEIMLAAGHEINIEEKIEDGSEDPTDEELEEEKAPVTGFELDEFSTLSHEELNILLDEAIKIEDYQRAALIRDEMNKRG from the coding sequence TTGAACAAAGTACAACTTAGCGTAATAGGCCTTACATCGGGGCAAACACAAGGTTCTTACACTCTTATATTGGGAGAAAAGAATGGAAGGCGAAAACTTGCTATTATTATTGGTAGTTTCGAAGCCCAAAGCATCGCTATAGAAATTGAAAAAATAGTTCCCTTTAGGCCCATGACCCACGACTTGTTTGTGAGCCTCTCGCATTTGTTTGATATAGAACTGCAAGAAGTTATCATACACAAACTACAAGAAGGTGTTTTTTATGCCAAACTGGTTTGCGTGAAAAACGGCGAAACCCACGATATTGATGCACGCACGAGCGATGCTATTGCTTTGGCTGTTCGATTCAAATGCCCAGTATACACTACTGACGAAATTATGTTAGCAGCAGGACATGAGATTAATATTGAAGAAAAAATAGAAGATGGAAGCGAAGACCCAACGGATGAAGAATTAGAGGAAGAAAAAGCACCTGTAACTGGGTTTGAGCTAGACGAATTTTCTACCCTTAGCCACGAGGAACTTAATATTTTATTGGACGAGGCGATAAAAATTGAGGACTATCAGAGAGCAGCCCTCATTAGAGATGAGATGAATAAGAGAGGATAG